The DNA segment tGATGTGGCTGTCGGTTAGATTCAGAAGTATGGCAGCTACTGTGGCCGCTGCCAATAATAAGTGTCGtttcggcggttcaggaagccctcctcaccccccccccccccccaccattacCGGGAAAATTCCCGAACGCGTCTGCAGCCGGCGGTGtggccgagtgggtagggctggctgaagagcgccgacctgtgagcatgaaaagagtgatgaaaggAGATAGAAAGGCTAGAAGACGCTGTAATTTAGatattgactgcagataacttcgCTTGCACAAAACATTTAAGACATTCTCAGGGGAGCTATATTAATGTTCAAGCGCCGTCCTTTAATAGGCTCGCTACAACacacggggtgcaggaggctttccCCGTTAAGACTCACCGGTCCTGCACtgtagtgtagatcgaagaccattcggccaaacttgtgtgacgctcaacacacgaaacagtgcgtgcatacttacttcttcatgccctgctctaattaccaccaatcacggcgcaggagctcgagcgaaccctgcCCTCCCACTTCCCGCGGAGGCccgcccacggccagctgggccggaccatacaacttcttgccaaccacttcagcattgagataccgaccggcagcgtctaccactacgacgtcgacatctcctcggagactgccaaggagaccaaggttcctgagcagaaaaactaccgatgcctcagtacaaagatcaacaggatagtcatcgagctcctagtaaagaagtaccggcaagacctagccaactgcatcccggctttcgatggccgcaagaacctgtacacgcgccgccagctcaacttccgcgagcggacattcacagtcgacATCGAGGAAgaccagagaagccagaagttTATCATCAAGATCCAGTATGCCGCCACCGTGAACCTGGAtgccctgcatggcgtcttccaaaagcgcgtacaaactgtgccccaggaagtcctccaggccatcgacatcgtcttgaggcacagcccctcgatcaaccttgcgccggttggacgctcgttcttcagaccgccgggacccaacgagcacaatgacctcggaggaggccgggaggtgtggtttggctactacgcgagtgttcgacccgcccaatggaagcccatgcttaacgtcgacatgtcagcaacagcattctacgagtcgcttccactggtagacttcatgtgcaggttcttcAGCGACAGCCGGCGTGTGTTGACACCCGCGGACTTAcggtcattgcgcgacaaccagtacgCGCGGCTGAATAGGGAGCTCAAAGGACTCTGCGtaaaagtgacgcaccttccgtacccgcgcaagtacaaagtggtcaagatcacgagggaagctgcgaaggacatctattttgaatcagaaggtagtcagatctccgtcgccgactacttccagagccgctacaggcgcttgtcgtacccgaacttcccttgcgtgcagagtggcagcccgacgcatccggtctacattcctctggaggtgtgcgagctggccgaaggccagcactgtcggaagaaactcgaggagagtcagaccgccgagatgatcaagcgcacggccaagccgccagccaagcgcttcctggagattcgtcagtctgtgcgcgacatggtcagcacctcggacaagtacctgcgagagttcggcgtcaagatcaaccCCGAACCCACTCAGGTTGTTGGCAGAATTCTCGACCCGCCGTCTTTGGTTTTTGAGAACAACAGCATGTGCAAGccgcgcgacggtacgtgggatctccgagggcagcgcttctacaaggcgatgtcgatgacacagtggattgttctcaacgtgagccgcttcgCGCAGAAGGACTGCCTGGACAACTTCATcaagatgctgatccgcatcggccaagaactgggcatgcgcattgcgcagccgcttgcggtcatcacgttcgacacaaaccgcaagcccatgcggaccgttctcacggagcagcgcaagcagcgcccgcagttggagatggttgtggctgtgatcacaaaagccacgaactacgctgagatcaagcaggtggcagagactgagctctccctgcgcacacaatgcatcttggacaacaacgtggtccaaaagtgtaacgcagcgctcatccaaaacctgtgccaaaagatcaacgccaagatgggcggcatcaacaatagtctcctgatccaggagaagccgaagctattacataggcccgtgatcgtcatcggagcagacgtgtcgcacccatcgcctgggGACAAGAtcaggccatccatcgccgcgtgcgtcggaagcctagactctgtaccgtccaagtttcacgccaccattcgggtacagattgaagactccaaggctaaggcgcgtgtggaaattatcaaggacctgaaggacatgatcaaGGAATTGCTACTGGTTTTCTACCGCACCACCGGGCACAAGCCCCtgcggatcgtcttctacagggacggagtgagcgaggggcagttcttggaagtccgtaaccaTGAGGTAAGCAACTGCGCCTACTACAATACTGTGTCCACTAAACtctcatcttgttaagacagctATACCGCATTCAATGCCGCTAGCGTCATTGGATAACCTTTTGTCTTATGACAAGCGGACTTCctgtgcatatacgtaacggCACCGAATAGATCTCCACAGCGCTACAATTTCAGGACATTCGGGacattcatttctggagacgtcttctcggtgttagttgacgtcagcttgatcgtttctcttcaaaaggtggtaaacatccaagactgaggcttgtggtttggttttgtgctTGCCCGCTCCGTGTCTCACCCCTTTTACGCACGGGCGATATTAACGGCTGTGCAGTTTAccgtccgttgaactgaacgacagTTAGAGGTGCTATACCAGTTTCACAAGGTCATGTTTaatgtcattaattacttagtgaTCAAGTTTTAACGCCATCGGAACAGTGTCACGTGCTCGTATTTAATGGCATTAGACAGACTAACTGCTGTTTGCGACCTACTGAGTTCGCCAGAACTCATTCGCCACAGCAGTGCATACTCTTGTCCCCATTCCGCATGCAGAAAGATATGCAACTTTTTTTGTGAAAAGTCACTATCCTGTGGATAATGGTTTATTCATAAAGAGCAGCATTTTTACCAGCAATTCTGAAGCACTGTTAGCCTGTGAGCTGGCACGCCAGTTCGACTTTTACGACTagtcaagcaagaacagtggcattttctacaaatttatttttatattatatttgaatGACATTGCTGAGGTTCTGACTCATTGAAACTGTTTATATTCAGGTGATTTTTTTAGCCCCTTGAAGGCGTTATCATCACCGTGACTTTTTTaaatttcgttttctttctttcttttttttattttttatgtatttaaATACACCTCACAGGTCTCCGCAAAGGCATTGTGTAaaaataaaaaggggggggggtcaaatACAGAACATTGCGCAAAATatgttacaaataaaaaatagtaaaagtgcagcaaaacacacaaaaaaacaggtgagttcagataagatatcgcaattcacaaaaagagataaaagtaaaaacaacTGTGTCATGGAACAAAAACAGGGGAAATGCACGAAGTCGAGTTatacaaaagccaaagaaaacatatcaggcataaatgaGCAAAGTTGTACATCCACGTAATCAAAGAGGCAATAGGtctcaagctgctgaaaacgaagttgtacgaatccggagtatataaatgacgtgctaaccgttatcagcgaagtgtttgggtagatgttcgcaaaaggtgtcatgattagcctgcagggcgatgcagtccggaagattcTTCCAGAGACAGATGGAACGCGGGAGTGACCAGAAgttgaaagcatgtgtgttgccataaatgcggcatagctgtagttattatgtaatctatgtTATAAGTAGGAAGGACGTTgcagatgtgctggcggtgaatcagtggcatggacgtatttgtgaaagatagatataAGGGCAGTCTTGCGACGAATTTGCAACGGATGCATAGAGCGAAAGATTGATCTTTAGTTGGGTTAGACTAGACTGATAACTGCAATTTTGCGAAATGAGACGACAAGCCCCATtgtggacagcttccaacttctctctcagatatttctgatgaggtgaccagatggatgaagcgtactctagctgcggtgtgACAGAAGTAATGTAGGCTTGTTCACACACGTGAGGGGTAGTGCATTGCAGGTTACGGTGAATGAAAACTAGTtaccgggaagcattagcgaaagtgatggttatgtgttcagcccaagaaaagtttggtgaaatatggacgcctagatgcttatactgcgtagtccgagccaatgtatcgttattattgtggtatggaaaattcgaagtgactgattttcggctaaaagtaattatcttacacttagaaatgtttaaagtcattagacacgttttacaccagtcgtttatgcaatcgaggtcactttgaagttcaaggtggccattagtaaattttattggtgaataaataatgcagtcgtcagcaaatatgcGCATATAAGATAAGATTGTTGCTGGCAggttattaatgtaaattaagaatagtaATGGACCGAGGAGGCTTCCTAGTGCCGCGCCCGATGTAACATCGGAAACAGGAAATTAATAATTGTTAACAGcggtgaactgctggcgattagaaagaagactacggacccatgacagagttaaagaatTTAATTTGAGAGCACAAAGCTTAGATATTTGTCGGCAATGTTCTACCCGAtaaaatgctttggcaaagtccaaaaaggtgCAAGTCATCAATTTCCGTGCGAGTGTTTGTTAGTACTTctgaaaaccggtacaacctttcctattttccaaccggtggaaacctcacctgtagattttgactgcttaaagatatgacggaagatgatgctggagacagaaatggcatttctttagtattttcagttaatttcatcaaccccAGAAGAAGAGGGTGCTAGGctatttatcaggtgtactaagccatAAAGTGTAATGTCAACCGGTGCCATGTACGGGTAACCAAAATCTGGTACTTACGGGATGTTAGGATTATCTTCTTggtgaaaatatatgcgaaaaacgaATTAAAAGCTTTAGGACATTCAGCATCGAAGTAGGGGGCGCTGTGAATATCATGTATTGatatatcattactgacactGTTCTGACGTATTGCTTTGAAGGGCTTGCTCTTATTGTTCCTAAGTAGCGCCGGAAGggcttttgaaaaaaatatttatttttttcgacacaaaggccataacaacacagctttaggtaggttttatatttaccccgcgtgcagggcgaacattcgtgctatgcatttttgtacaaccgttttttcttatttctcatttGTCGATGCTTTCTTCTAAAGCAAAGCTTAGAtttatgatttgatagcgtgaCAAGCGGGACACGTTTGGCTACATGTTAGGCGAGCTTGTCTCTAAATTGAACCCGCGGTTATCTAATACGACCTATATTGTAAAGAGGGCGtcagaatattatcagaaaacatttgaatttcgATCGTCATTGAttggattgtaatctcctctgttataGTTGCGAATCTGTAATATCAATAAATCTGCCAATAAATTGTAATGTCGTTAAATCtggacgtgtagcgccagctccgaaaataatggcataggcaaacttaaggctacaaacatctgcggttatttctagtgcgcatgtggcacgggtaataaaaggcagcgccacctgcaGTTGAGGTCTCAGCTCAGTAGGGGGTCGCAGTTAGACCAGTCTACTGACCCGCTGCATCGGCCGAGTGCTATCCTGGCTCATATAAGTCTCACTCTACAACTTCCAttaaagtcggatacaactcaagaaccaagcgTCTTTTCCCCCTGAAAGGActctcttgcagccaatggcgtagacCATTTCTCATGAGCCTCCTAAGGTAACCATGTAGGAAGTCGCAAAAGGaaggggttagtctcccccctcacaGGAGAGACTATTGTCATTGTCACcgcgctcgctgcattgtccaccTTGCAGGTTCGTGAAAACCAGCCGACGCCATTTACTGGATGGGGGTCCTTTTACGGGGAAAAGCGGCTTCATTATTGAGTTGTATCATTGGAATTAGTTTAGCCACAAAAAAAATGCCACGAAGTGGCACCAGGaaaacaacggctgagcggtgaagccggGCGTTCCTCTACTGAATTT comes from the Amblyomma americanum isolate KBUSLIRL-KWMA chromosome 1, ASM5285725v1, whole genome shotgun sequence genome and includes:
- the LOC144115477 gene encoding protein argonaute-2-like, encoding MGKGERKDKKKNDSAGGPPAVPSASGGNQATAPAPSPAGTPRDLFAQVLQQGAAPSPQPRAVSRGPAPAAVPRAQPTAQPTAQPSASRPSYGAPAAAGDANVAASSPRPASAAAAVSRSQPAAAALPPSPPCTSPVAVTEQTPEAGDQATPGGDVSIKELERTLPSHFPRRPAHGQLGRTIQLLANHFSIEIPTGSVYHYDVDISSETAKETKVPEQKNYRCLSTKINRIVIELLVKKYRQDLANCIPAFDGRKNLYTRRQLNFRERTFTVDIEEDQRSQKFIIKIQYAATVNLDALHGVFQKRVQTVPQEVLQAIDIVLRHSPSINLAPVGRSFFRPPGPNEHNDLGGGREVWFGYYASVRPAQWKPMLNVDMSATAFYESLPLVDFMCRFFSDSRRVLTPADLRSLRDNQYARLNRELKGLCVKVTHLPYPRKYKVVKITREAAKDIYFESEGSQISVADYFQSRYRRLSYPNFPCVQSGSPTHPVYIPLEVCELAEGQHCRKKLEESQTAEMIKRTAKPPAKRFLEIRQSVRDMVSTSDKYLREFGVKINPEPTQVVGRILDPPSLVFENNSMCKPRDGTWDLRGQRFYKAMSMTQWIVLNVSRFAQKDCLDNFIKMLIRIGQELGMRIAQPLAVITFDTNRKPMRTVLTEQRKQRPQLEMVVAVITKATNYAEIKQVAETELSLRTQCILDNNVVQKCNAALIQNLCQKINAKMGGINNSLLIQEKPKLLHRPVIVIGADVSHPSPGDKIRPSIAACVGSLDSVPSKFHATIRVQIEDSKAKARVEIIKDLKDMIKELLLVFYRTTGHKPLRIVFYRDGVSEGQFLEVRNHEVSAIRLACAEMCPTETYEPPLTFIVVQKRHHTRFMPANDRDGVGKFRNVPPGTTVDSVVTHPLDFDFFLCSHFGIQGTSQPAHYYIVWDDSNFSADDLQKLSFYLCHTYSRCARSVSIPAPVYYAHLAAFRAKHHIASKLETSGAVSQSSEGGGDAVLTTAQYVEAVKVLQELQASMYFV